agcaaataaaattaaaatgagtaTTTTCTTACCCCAAATATATCAAGTTGTgttgtgcaaaacaaaacaaaaaagccttttgtaatcaataaatcttttCTGCACAGAGTGGGCAGAGTGGATCATACAGCGGTGGCCGCCCCTATGGACAGGtaagaacttttaaaatacagtggtgcctcgcttaatgagcgcaccgtataacgacgaaatcgcatagcgatggggtctcagcgatcgcaaatgcgatcgcatactgatggcccctatgggcaaaactcgctttgtgaagatcggtaaacgtttcgcttaccgatcttcgcaaaacgaagcccgacgatcagctgttcggcggctccaaaatggccgccggaagccccgaaatggccgcgcgcagcgttttcatgccctgccctcgcttaaagagggtgcgaaaatggctgccggacccgggaagcatcgctgaacggtgagttttcggcccattatgggcttttctgtcccgtttagcgatgtttcgccatagcgaaggttaatccggaacagattaacctcgctatgcgaggcaccattgtacatacAAGATGTATAAGAAATGCCTTGGTAATGTATAGCATGCAGAGATTGCAGGAAACAAAATTAATACTAATATTTTTATTGCTGGATATAGGAAGTAGCTTTGTGCAGATACATTAAGGAATTTAAGAAATAATTAACTCTTTTCTGTACAGGGTGGACAGAGTGGATCATATGGTGGTGGCAGCCAGTATGGGCAGGTAAAAACATTTTcaatatgtctgtctgtctgtctgtctgtctgtctgtctgtctgtctgtctgtctgtatgtatgtatgtatgtatgtatgtatgtatgtatgtatgtaatataTGCCCCAATAACAGACAGTGTGTTTATATAGCAATAGATTATGTGTATAcgttataaattatttttttctgctcctctgtatAGCAAGTTGTTCTGGGAAAGCTACTTCTGTACAAGGTAGACAGAGCAGATTATATAGGGAGCAGCAGTCAATACTGATTTACCCTGCAATATGAAATACTTTTTTTGCTGAGGTTTGAAAGTCTGGTGGCAGTCACATGGTATGAAAATTGTTGCCTGCATCTCCTTATGATATGGCTAAGGCATTGCATTTTTACACTGCCAAGTGTGTGTCCTCCTAGGAAAACCTTTAATAAGTTTTAAAGCTGAGTTGAGGGGCTACAccggcttttaaaatcatttcatttgAGGCTTTCCTGCTCTGCCCTCACGCTGACCGCTCACCCCAGCTGCTGTGGTGAGGtgaagaaaagacagagagagagaaagggggggtgcAAAGCTGCCCCTTTAAGAATGCTCCAGCAGTTCCCATTTGTGCCCATAGACTACATCACAGAAATGTCTTTATAGTGGTGTACAAACACGGATCCAAGCACGGATCCTCCTGAATCCCTATAATCTTAACTTGGGATCTGGCCCAAAACACTGCTCTCTTGGAAAAAAGTTTAATATGAGGATTGAGCTGGGAGGTAGAGcgaggggagaaggaggagtgcctgaccactttatctgtctcctgagaaatctatatgtgggacaggaagcaacagttagaactggatatggaacaactgattggttcaaaattgggaaaggagtacgacaaggctgtatattgtcttccggcttatttaatttatatgcagaatacatcatgtgaaatgcAGGACtcgatgaatcccaaaccggaattaagattgccggaagaaatatcaacaacctccgatatgcagatgataccactctgatggcagaaagtgaggaggaattaaagaacctcgtagtaatgagggtgaaagaagaaagcgcaaaatatggtctgaagctcaacataaaaaaaaactaagatcatggccactggtcccatcacctcctggcaaatagaaggggaaaatatggaggtagtgacagattttactttcttgggctccatgatcactgcagatggtgacagtagccatgaaattaaaagacgcctgcttcttgggaggaaagcgatgacaaacctagacagcatcttaaaaagtagagacatcaccttgccgacaaatctctgcatagtcaaagctatggttttttccagtaacaatgtatggaagtgaaagctagaccataaagaaggctaaccactgaagaattgatacttttgagttgtggtgatgggggagactctcgagagtcccctggactgcaaagagaacaaacctatccattttgaagaaaatcaaccctgaatgctcactggaaggtgagacgctgaagctgaggctccaatactttggccatctcatgagaagagaagactccctggaaaagaccctgatgttgggaaagtgtgagggcaaaaggagaagggaatgacagatgacaagatggttggacagtgtcatcgaagctaccaacatgaatttgacccaaatccaggaggcagtggaagacaggagggcctggcatgctctggtccatggggtcacgaagagttggacacgacttaacgactaaacaacaaaatatgtatatgtgtatacgtatatatgtatatgtaataACCTGTTTTCTTTACAGAGTGGATCATATGGAAGCAGCAACAGCTATGgacaggtaaaaatattttataatgtgGTATTTATGAAATTTATGCCATAGTAGGGTTTGTGGATGCATAATCCAGTtgattttctgtgcttttttggCTGTTTTACAACAGCATCAACTATGGCATCTTTCTGGAGCACTTGAGTTGGGTGAAGGGACTGCTCTGTAGTGGTTCTGCTGGTTTGGCTCATTTCCAGATTATGATGCCAGGGGTTTCCGCTTGAACATGGAGATTTCCTCCTGTAGAGTCCTCCTTATcacctacatgaaaccactgaagTAGTCATTGGGGGGTGATGGAATATATTgttatcagtacagtggtgccccgcttgacgatgataatccgttccaggaaaatcgctgttaagcaaaattgttgtcaagtgaaaaaaagcacccattggaatgcattgaaaactggttaatgcgttccaatggggaaatacctcatcgtccagtgaagatcgcccatagaggaccaccgatcagttgtttaaaatcgctgtcttctgaagcaggggtccggaaaacagccattttgcgaagggaagccattttgcagagctggaaaaaacatcgtttcgtgaacaaatggttcgcaaaacagggacctaatcaacgtaaagcgaaaataaccCATCGGGACCATCGTTTTGCgttcacaatagcgatcgcaaaaaactcatcgtcaagcaattttgtcATCTACCAGGGTCGTCATaaagctgggcaccactgtatcgtgATGACATGGAACtctgttcttctttctctttggagCTCCAGTTGCCTGCTAGACCACAGCATGGCTGCTGCAATGAACTAACTTCTAATAAACCCTCTCCTGAAGTATTTGCCACTGCACTCCGCTGTTGGCTACGCTTTTGCTTTAGTCTTCTCAATCTGCACCGCTGATACTTCCCTGTCAGTTTTGTCCATCAATCTGAATTTCAGATTATGGCAATGAAAATGAGAGTGTAGATTTTACATTTTACCATATTCATGCTGTAGGCCAAGGCAAAATCATGGTTGTGAACAACAGTAAGTCTGACATAACACTTTGCATCTCATACCTGAACCAGCCTCAAACCTTCTGAATTTGCATTGATTTTTCCTCTGAGGGATATTCAATTCTAGACTCCTCATCCTGCACGAATTAAGCAGCTCTTCTTGTGAGAAGAAATAATTTGGTCCATTCTTTTTCCTTGGCAGGGTTCTCAGTACAGTGGAGGTTACAGCAGTAACCGTTGTGATGAAGTAAGTGATCTGTAATGTTCTTAATTccatgtcaaggataatttccacactgaggcagaacaaggctcaggataatcagcagccatacttgacaggtgtgcaaaatgctgaatcatgcagtctgggatgatgcaatgtccacactgattggctgtatgtaaatgtgcatgtgtataactgtggggACCTGTGGAGAAGATGTATGGATTTCTTCTATGAATGTCATGCTGAATGTCATACAGAAGTTCatactgctgaacttctgtatatactgtaaatacacttggtgttggaagaagctgtgtgaatcaactggactgtctggactgggacaaaaactctgctaacttacaccaatGTTCCTGGCATGTGACATGCTTATTATCACCAGATATTAGCCATGTATTTATTtctgaaattgaacagttctaAAAGTAGAGGAATCCTTGAGGAATTGTAGCTGTGTTTGAAACTATTAtaaactggggggtgggggttgtgaTAGCAATGAGTCGTGGAAGGAAGTTCATCTATTTTAGATTGAGTGTAGTTCAATATATCATCTAAACCCTTGGGCCGGGGATGTGGACAACTATATTTTAAAGCCTTGAACAAGCCAGCTTCATAAACTGTGGTTCAAAGCTGACATATTCCAAATCAAACAAAATTAAGATAAACCACAATTTGACAGATTTTAAGAAATACAACACTTTTCCTCATAATCTTATGAAACAAGGAGGTGTGTTTCATATTCACCACTACTCCTAAACCTTGTCTATATTGTAGCCTTACATCAAATGTATATTATGTTCATGGGCCTGGCTTCCCCCAAAGACTCCTGAGAATCATTGCTTGACACATGTCTTGGAAATGTTCTGTTAGAGGCCCTTAATCCCTTCACAGAATTACAATTCCTACCATTCCCTAAGGAAGGAGAATGGGCACCACCCCGACCCCCATCTCCTATATACTACAAAGGGGTCTTTTAGCTCTGTTTCGGAAAATACCAATAACAggttccttttctcctcttctgttCAGGGTGATGCTTCTACGTATGGTGCAAAAGCTCTGGTAAATATTTTTCAttcataatgttttaaaatactaaTATAATCATAATCCCATTAGTTGAGACTGAATGCATTTTGAAGAAGGCTCCAGCTGTTTCACAGATCAGAACCCCTGCAGTCATTGTTATCTGCCTTAAATAGGTTGCAGCACAGTTAATTCATGAAGGC
This sequence is a window from Pogona vitticeps strain Pit_001003342236 chromosome 4, PviZW2.1, whole genome shotgun sequence. Protein-coding genes within it:
- the LOC144589105 gene encoding uncharacterized protein LOC144589105, with the protein product MELCSSFSLELQLPARPQHGCCNELTSNKPSPEGSQYSGGYSSNRCDEGDASTYGAKALSSSNCRGKRDVAAQDTFNAFIEKIREKKASPHPLIRRIRSEKVRTPIRAARNEKVSAA